ATCTGGACTTCGTGCCCCACCAGGCGCGCAGCATGCCGATCGATGTGGTGCTGTCCAACTCCTTCGGCTTTGGCGGAACCAACGGTTCGCTGGTGTTTCGCCGGTTCGCCGACTGATGCACAGCTGGATCGACGGCCAGCCAGCGACTGCGGTCAACCTGCAGAACCGTGGGCTGGCCTACGGTGATGGCCTGTTCGAGACCATAGCCGTGCGCGGCGGCAGGCCCAGCCTGCTGGCGCAACACCTCGACCGCCTGGCGCTGGGTTGCCAGCGTCTGGCGATCGAGGTGGACCTGGCCGTGGTGCGTGACGAGCTGGTGCGCTACGCCAGTCAGCTGGGGGAGGGGGTGAGCAAACTCATTCTGACCCGCGGCGATAGCCAGCGCGGCTATGCTCCGGCAGCCGGCTCTCCTGCCCGGCGCTTGCTGCAGAGCAGCCCTTTGCCCGCTTATCCGCAAGGCAACGCCGATTCCGGTATTCGCCTGTTCCCCTGCCAGACCCGTCTTGCGGAACAACCGCTGCTGGCCGGTCTCAAACACCTCAATCGCCTCGAACAGGTCCTGGCCCGCGCCGAATGGCAGGACAGCACGTACGCCGAGGGGTTGATGCGTGATGTGCAGGGGCGGCTGGTCGAAGGCGTGTACAGCAACTTGTTCCTGGTGCGCGATGGCGTGCTGCTGACCGCCGATCTCGGTCGTTGCGGCGTGGCTGGGGTGATGCGTGCCGTATTGCTGGAGCAAGCCGTGCTGCTGGGTATCCCGGTAGTCGTTCGCGACCTTGTACTGGAAGACCTGCAGCAGGCCGACGAAGTGTTTGTCTGCAACAGCGTCTACGGTGTCTGGCCGGTGCGTGAATTCGCAGTACTGAACTGGCCGGCGGGGCCGCTCAC
This genomic stretch from Pseudomonas entomophila harbors:
- the pabC gene encoding aminodeoxychorismate lyase — protein: MHSWIDGQPATAVNLQNRGLAYGDGLFETIAVRGGRPSLLAQHLDRLALGCQRLAIEVDLAVVRDELVRYASQLGEGVSKLILTRGDSQRGYAPAAGSPARRLLQSSPLPAYPQGNADSGIRLFPCQTRLAEQPLLAGLKHLNRLEQVLARAEWQDSTYAEGLMRDVQGRLVEGVYSNLFLVRDGVLLTADLGRCGVAGVMRAVLLEQAVLLGIPVVVRDLVLEDLQQADEVFVCNSVYGVWPVREFAVLNWPAGPLTRKLQAVARTLLDT